The Desulfovibrio porci DNA segment AAGGCGTGGGCGCGCGGACGGATCGCGCCGTAGCGCCTCGGCCAGAAAGGCGGCCACCATCAGCCGCTTTTCTCCCTGCGCCAGCACGCCTTGGGCGTCAAAAGCGCGCAAAATGCCGGGCAGCACTTCCGGGCGTTTGTCCTGATAATAAAATTCCATATCCCGCGCGTAGAGCGGCAGGCTTTTGGAAACCGCCAGGGCCGTCACCGGACGCGGCGACAGCAGACAGAGCGCCGCCAGCAGGAGCGCCGCCAGTGGTGGAAGCAGGGGAAAGCCGGTTCTGTTCATGGCTGCCATGGCGGAGATACCTTATTGATCCTTGGGGGCTGCTTCCAAAAACGATTGTTGCCGGAAAATAAGCAAGGCGCGGCTTTTCCGGTCAGGGACGGAAGCCCGCGTGCCGAAGCGTTCAAAACTCAGGTCCGCGGGGCTCCTGTGAGGAGACAGAGAGTTTAACCCATATGCCGTTTGAATGCAAATAACATGCAATTTTATATAGATATATAAAATTGATTCGCCCCGGCAAAGCATTTATCAATTGATGGAAGGCGCTATCAATGTCGCGAGAATAGAAATATGGAATATTTCCCTCATTTTTTCTGTTCCGCAAGCCTATCTCAAGCCATGTTTTCCTTTTCTCGTGATGGGTAACATATTCGATGAAATCAAGCGGCCCGCATGTTTTCCTGCATGGGAAACGCGGGCCGCTTGATTGTAGGCGCCGAATTTTTTGTTACAAAGAAGTTATGCGGGGCGCAGGGCCTCCAGGCGTTGCCGGACGATGCTCACGGGGTGCAGGCAGGGCAGGCCGCTGCCGTGCAGAATCTGTACGCGGCAGGTGCCGCATTCGGAGGCGGCCACATGGGCCCCGCTTTCGCGCACGGTTTTGAACAGTGCCGCGCCGATGTCCTGGGCGATGGCGTATTTTTCTTTTTTGAAGCCGTAGCTGCCCGAGATGCCGCAGCAGCCCGCGTCGGCGTTCCGGGATGTAACGCCGGGCAGGCGACGCAACAGCTCCAGGCCGGGCAGGCCGTTGCCCTGGGCGCGCAAATGGCAGGGCGCGTGGTAGATGACGCGCAGTTCCGGCAGGCTTGCGCCGCCGTTTCCGGACTCCAGCCGCAACTCGCCGCGTTCCGCGCAGTCCAGCAGAAATTCCTGGGCGTCCTCCAGCCGGCTCAGGCCGTGCTTTTCGGCCAGATCCGGGAAAAATTCCGGCAGTTCCGTCCGGAACATGAGGGCGCAACTGGGGCAGCCGGTAATGACCGGAATGCCCCGCTCCCGCCAGCGGGCCAGCGCCGCGAGATTGCGCTCCGCATTGGCGCGGGCGTCCTGCCAGAAGCCGTTGGCGACCATGGGCAGGCCGCAGCAGGCGAATTCGTCCGGCACAATGACCTCATACCCGGCCCGGTTCAGCGCCCAGAGCATATCCAGACCTGTCCGGGGATCATACACGTCCACATAGCAGCCCGGAAAAAAGACCACTTTGCGGGTTTGGGGCGGCTGCCTGAAGCCGCGCGCCTGCTGCCGGAACGTCTGGCTGGCGAAGCGGGGCAGGGGGGCGCGCCTGTCGATGCCCAGGGCGTCCAGCAACGCGCGGGTCACGGGATTGAGCATGCCGAAATTCTTGAGCCCGGCCGGGATCAGCCGCAGCCAGCGCGCCTGAAGCTCGCCGTGGGCCAGCACCCAGTCGCGCAGGCCGGGGCGCCGCTTTTTGCACTGCTCGGCGCGGGCCAGCATGTTGATGCTGGACACGGGCACGTCGTGCGGGCAGGAAATGT contains these protein-coding regions:
- a CDS encoding anaerobic glycerol-3-phosphate dehydrogenase subunit C is translated as MSVRINPDKCIACTTCVVHCPVAEATPKFLGPRMIGPAYERFRLLGLAEDPSLHYCANCKNCDISCPHDVPVSSINMLARAEQCKKRRPGLRDWVLAHGELQARWLRLIPAGLKNFGMLNPVTRALLDALGIDRRAPLPRFASQTFRQQARGFRQPPQTRKVVFFPGCYVDVYDPRTGLDMLWALNRAGYEVIVPDEFACCGLPMVANGFWQDARANAERNLAALARWRERGIPVITGCPSCALMFRTELPEFFPDLAEKHGLSRLEDAQEFLLDCAERGELRLESGNGGASLPELRVIYHAPCHLRAQGNGLPGLELLRRLPGVTSRNADAGCCGISGSYGFKKEKYAIAQDIGAALFKTVRESGAHVAASECGTCRVQILHGSGLPCLHPVSIVRQRLEALRPA